One SAR86 cluster bacterium genomic region harbors:
- a CDS encoding DUF2721 domain-containing protein, which produces MEATTSLNISEIMQVAVTPVFLLAGIGALLNVMTSRLGRIKDRMRSIQKASFGLGDGKEKEVLEKARLKLILRSRYCYGAICFSVGSGLFVCFVIINLFLEGLYQVDASFSVAFLFITCMAFLIISLVCLVIEVFIATRSIHKRIEDTELVMAARTKE; this is translated from the coding sequence ATGGAAGCGACAACAAGCCTTAATATAAGCGAGATTATGCAGGTAGCAGTTACGCCTGTATTTTTGTTGGCTGGCATAGGGGCATTACTCAATGTAATGACTTCTAGGCTTGGTAGGATTAAAGATCGAATGAGGAGTATACAAAAAGCTTCATTTGGCCTTGGTGACGGTAAAGAAAAAGAAGTTCTTGAAAAAGCTAGATTAAAATTAATTTTAAGAAGTAGATATTGTTATGGAGCTATTTGTTTTTCAGTAGGAAGCGGACTATTTGTTTGTTTTGTGATAATAAATCTCTTTTTGGAGGGTCTTTACCAAGTTGATGCTTCTTTTTCTGTAGCTTTTCTTTTTATAACTTGTATGGCTTTCTTAATTATATCTTTGGTATGCTTAGTTATTGAAGTTTTTATCGCAACCAGGTCTATTCATAAAAGAATAGAGGATACAGAATTGGTGATGGCTGCAAGAACAAAAGAATAA
- a CDS encoding nitroreductase/quinone reductase family protein — protein sequence MVITFFGRRSGKEYRTPVSYMKNEKEIICVTSIENVWWKNFQTESRVFLQIRGNSLQAKALSIISYDEVKQGLTDILNHSPVDSFFAGVRLSNGVPRQDDIDKVSHEHVLMKIKL from the coding sequence ATGGTTATAACTTTTTTTGGGCGCAGGTCGGGCAAAGAGTATAGGACACCAGTAAGTTATATGAAAAATGAGAAAGAGATAATTTGTGTTACCTCCATTGAAAATGTGTGGTGGAAGAATTTTCAAACTGAGAGCAGAGTGTTCTTGCAGATAAGAGGAAATTCTTTACAAGCAAAGGCCCTATCTATAATTAGTTATGATGAAGTTAAACAAGGTTTAACTGATATTCTCAATCATAGTCCTGTTGATTCATTTTTTGCTGGAGTTAGATTATCTAATGGAGTGCCAAGACAAGATGATATAGACAAGGTTTCTCATGAGCATGTATTAATGAAAATCAAGTTATAA